In the Prochlorococcus marinus str. MIT 9312 genome, AGAAAGGCTTGCCTTATCAAAAGGATATGTAAAAACAATTTTTGGTCGAAAGAGAGAATTTAAGTTTGATAAAAATGGACTTGGAAGATTAATAGGGAAAGATCCTTACGAAATTGACTTGCAATCCGCAAGAAGGGCTGGCATGGAAGCACAGTCATTAAGAGCCGCAGCTAATGCACCAATTCAGGGTTCAAGTGCAGACATTATTAAAATTGCAATGGTTCAAATAAATAAGAAATTCATAGAAATGAATGTTCCAGCAAAAATGCTTTTACAAGTACATGATGAATTATTGTTTGAAGTTGAACCAGATTCGTTGGAAATTACGACGAAATTAGTGAAGAAGACTATGGAAGATTGTGTAAAATTGAATGTGCCTCTTTTAGTTGATATTGGCATTGGAGACAATTGGATGGAGACAAAATAAACCTTATGAAATACTTAATTTAAGATGATCAAACTTTTTAATACTTTAAGCAAAAGAGTTGAGGTTTTTAAACCTATTGATGATGTAGTAAAAATCTATTGTTGTGGAGTAACTGTTTATGACTTATGTCATCTTGGTCATGCCAGAAGTTATATAGCTTGGGATGTATTGAGAAGATTTTTAATTTACAGTGATTTCAAAGTGAAGTATGTTCAAAATTTTACAGATATTGATGACAAAATCTTAAAAAGAGCGAAAGAAGAAAGTAGTTCAATGAAGGAAGTATCTGAAAAGAATATTATTGAATTTCATAAGGATATGGATTCTTTAGGGATAATGCGTCCGGATAGTATGCCAAGAGCAACGAATCATATATGCAATATCTGCTCCTTCATAACAATCCTTGAGGACAAAGGTTATGCATACTCTAGGGATGGAGATGTTTATTATTCTGTTTTTAAAAATAAAAATTATGGAAAGCTAAGTAATCAAAATATACAAGAACAAAATATCAATAAGCAAGGAAGAATGGCTAATGAGGAAAATAATAAAAAACAAAATCCGCAAGATTTTGCACTATGGAAAAAAGCCAAAAATGATGAACCATTTTTTGATTCGCCATGGGGTAGAGGTAGGCCAGGATGGCATATTGAATGTTCGGCGATGGTTAAAGATGAATTAGGAGATACTATTGATATCCATTTAGGTGGTTCTGATTTAATTTTTCCACATCATGAGAATGAAATCGCCCAATCAGAAGCAGCCAATGGCAAAAAGCTAGCGAACTATTGGTTACATAATGGGATGGTCAATGTAAATGGACAAAAGATGAGTAAATCCCTTAAAAATTTTAAAACTATCAGAGAGCTAATTAAGTCAGGTATAAGCCCTATGACTTTGCGATATTTTGTTATGACTGTGAATTATAGAAAACCACTTGATTTTACTGAAGAAGCTTTAAGGAGTGCTGCAGAAGCTTGGAAAAACATTAATCTAGCCCTTTCTTTTATGGACCTTACAAAAGGTGCTTTTAGATCTATTGATAAAAATGAATCTATCGAAGAGGAATATAAAGAGAAATTAAGTTTTGAATTATCTCAAAAAAAGCTTAAATTTTCTGAAGCTCTAGGAAATGACCTTAATACAGCAGGTGCTATTGCAATTATTTACGATTTAGCCAAACCATTAAAAAACTTTTTAAACCAATTTCAAAGGATTGAAGGTTTAAAAATAGACCTAAATGAAAAATTCTTTCTACTTGAGAATTTTAAAACTCTTGAAAAGTTGACTGAGGTACTTGGTCTTAAAAAAGAGGTTTTAGTAAAAGAAAGGAAAATAACAGAAGAAGAAATATCATCGCTTATTAATGAAAGATTGAAAGCAAAAAAGGGAAAGAATTATGCGAAGGCTGATGAAATCAGGAATTTGTTAAAAGAAAAAGGTATTGAACTT is a window encoding:
- the cysS gene encoding cysteine--tRNA ligase; this encodes MIKLFNTLSKRVEVFKPIDDVVKIYCCGVTVYDLCHLGHARSYIAWDVLRRFLIYSDFKVKYVQNFTDIDDKILKRAKEESSSMKEVSEKNIIEFHKDMDSLGIMRPDSMPRATNHICNICSFITILEDKGYAYSRDGDVYYSVFKNKNYGKLSNQNIQEQNINKQGRMANEENNKKQNPQDFALWKKAKNDEPFFDSPWGRGRPGWHIECSAMVKDELGDTIDIHLGGSDLIFPHHENEIAQSEAANGKKLANYWLHNGMVNVNGQKMSKSLKNFKTIRELIKSGISPMTLRYFVMTVNYRKPLDFTEEALRSAAEAWKNINLALSFMDLTKGAFRSIDKNESIEEEYKEKLSFELSQKKLKFSEALGNDLNTAGAIAIIYDLAKPLKNFLNQFQRIEGLKIDLNEKFFLLENFKTLEKLTEVLGLKKEVLVKERKITEEEISSLINERLKAKKGKNYAKADEIRNLLKEKGIELIDQSKEITTWIRV